A window from Bacteroidota bacterium encodes these proteins:
- a CDS encoding metallophosphoesterase has product MRSLTSVFILVFLFVLIDLYFYQSVRALLPAAGRTRTVVQYGYWLFSTLVLLWFVGIALSSGPGPSALRGGSLAVYAFSSIIGIYLAKLIGTLPLLLDDTRRLMLWGYQAVAAAPAPGVPISRSTFLSWLGLGLAGTLYGVMLLGYRNAYAYQTRRHTLRLPGLPLAFDGLRVVQLSDIHAGSLGNHQAVNAGIDRVLAEQPDLILFTGDLVNDRAVEMGPWKDSFARLRAPLGVYSILGNHDYGDYSEWPSAQAKAENLQALKDLHASMGWRLLLNEHVRLKRGEDEIALVGVENWSASTRFPSHGRLAQAMQGSEDLPCHLLMSHDPSHWDAEVRPAFPHIALTLSGHTHGMQFGTENPWFRFSPVQWLYRQWAGLYQADAQQLYVNRGFGFIGYQGRVGILPEITVLTLKRA; this is encoded by the coding sequence GTGCGCTCGCTTACCTCTGTTTTCATTCTGGTCTTTCTTTTTGTGCTGATCGACCTGTACTTCTACCAATCGGTGCGTGCCCTGCTGCCTGCTGCCGGTCGTACCCGCACGGTGGTCCAGTATGGCTACTGGCTATTTAGTACCCTGGTGCTGCTGTGGTTTGTGGGCATCGCGCTCAGCAGTGGCCCCGGCCCCAGTGCCCTGCGTGGGGGCAGCCTGGCTGTGTATGCTTTTTCTTCCATCATCGGCATCTACCTTGCCAAGCTGATAGGCACCCTGCCCCTGCTGCTGGACGATACCCGCCGGCTGATGCTGTGGGGCTACCAGGCCGTGGCTGCTGCCCCGGCACCCGGCGTGCCCATCTCTCGTTCCACCTTTCTCAGCTGGCTGGGCCTGGGCCTGGCCGGCACCCTGTATGGGGTAATGCTGCTGGGCTACCGGAACGCCTATGCCTACCAAACCCGCCGCCATACCCTGCGCCTGCCCGGGCTGCCCCTTGCCTTTGACGGGCTGCGGGTGGTGCAGCTGAGCGACATCCACGCCGGCAGCCTGGGCAACCACCAGGCCGTGAATGCCGGCATAGACCGTGTGCTGGCCGAGCAGCCCGACCTCATCCTGTTTACGGGCGACCTGGTGAATGACCGAGCCGTGGAGATGGGCCCCTGGAAAGATAGCTTTGCCCGCCTGCGGGCACCCTTGGGTGTATACAGCATACTGGGCAACCACGACTATGGCGACTACAGCGAGTGGCCCAGTGCCCAGGCTAAGGCCGAAAACCTGCAGGCCCTGAAAGACCTGCATGCCAGCATGGGCTGGCGCCTGCTGCTGAATGAGCATGTGCGCCTGAAGCGGGGCGAAGATGAAATAGCCCTGGTGGGGGTGGAAAACTGGAGCGCCAGCACCCGCTTCCCTAGCCATGGGCGCCTGGCCCAGGCCATGCAGGGCAGCGAGGACCTGCCCTGCCACCTGCTGATGAGCCACGACCCCAGCCACTGGGATGCCGAGGTGCGGCCCGCCTTTCCACACATAGCCCTCACCCTCAGTGGGCACACACACGGTATGCAGTTCGGTACCGAGAACCCCTGGTTCCGCTTCAGCCCTGTGCAGTGGCTATACAGGCAGTGGGCGGGCCTGTACCAGGCGGATGCCCAGCAGCTGTATGTAAACCGGGGCTTTGGCTTCATTGGCTACCAGGGCCGTGTGGGCATCCTGCCCGAGATAACCGTCCTTACCCTGAAGCGTGCCTAG